The genomic interval GGTTTTTAGCCCCAAATTCACAGggccccaaaaagccccaaaccaggGTTTTTTAGCCCAAACTCAAGGGGctccaaaaagccccaaacccggGGTTTTTAGCCCCAAACTCAAGGGCTccaaaaagcccccaaactGGGGTTTTTAGCCCCAAACTCAAGGGGcaacaaaaagccccaaacccggGGTTTTTAGCCCCAAACTCACAGGGCCCCAAAAGGCCCCAAACCCGGGGTTTTTAGCCCCAAACTCAAGGGGcaccaaaaagccccaaaccaggGGTTTTTAGCCCCAAACTCAAGGGGcaccaaaaagccccaaaccaggGGTTTTTAGCCCAAACTCAAGGGGCTCCAAAAAGCCCTAAAGCAGGGGTTTTTAGCCCCAAACTCAAGGGGcaccaaaaagccccaaactggGGTTTTTAGCCCCAAACTCACAGGCCCCAAAAAGCCCCGAACCCGGGGTTTTTAGCCCCAAACTCACATGGCCCCAAAAGGCCTAAACCCGGGGTTTTTAGCCCCAAACTCAAGGGctccaaaaagccccaaacccggGGTTTTTAGCCCCAAATTCACAGggccccaaaagccccaaacccgGGGTTTTTAGCCCCAAACTCAAGGGGcaccaaaaagccccaaactggGGTTTTTAGCCCCAAACTCACAGGCCCCAAAAAGCCCCGAACCCGGGGTTTTTGGCCCCAAACTCAAGGGCTCCAAGAAGCCCCAAACCCGGGGTTTTTGGCCCCAAACTCACAggccccaaaaagccccaaacccggGGTTTTTAGCCCCAAACTCACGGCGGGCAGGGACTCGTAGACCTCGACGGGGTCGAGCCCGCCGGGCCCCAGGCGTTTCTGGCGCTCCTCCTCCTCGTACTCGCGCAGCGCCTTCTCCAGGCGCgcccgcgcccggccccgcacgCGCTCCTTGAACGCCTCCAGCTCCTCCGTGAAGCCCTCCAGGTACTGCTGGTCTGCTGTCTGTGAAacgggggaaaagggggaaacaGTGGGGTGCGGCCCCAAATCCGGGTCAAATTCACTCAAAATTCGGCTGAAATTCAGCATAAATCCGGTTCAAAACCCGGCTCAAATTCATCACAAATCCGGttcaaaattcagcccaaattcacccaaaattcaCCACAAGTTCACCCCCAAATTTACCCCAAATTCATCTCAAATCCACCtcaaaattcagctgaaattcagcagaaatCCCGTTCAAAACCCGGCTCAACTTCATCACAAATCCGGTTCAAAATCCAGCTGAAATCCAACTcaaattcacccaaaattcaCCACAAATTCACCCCCCAATTTACCCCAAATTAATCTCAAATCCACCtcaaaattcagctgaaattcAGCATAAATCCGGTTCAAAATTCACCCCTAATCCGGCTCAAATTCACACAAAATTCACCACAAgttcccccccaaattcaccccaaatccatctCAAATCCACCTCAAAATGCACTCCAAAACTACCTCAAATCCACCCCCAAATCCACtccaaaattcagcccaaaaatcCACCTCAAATTCCCCACAAATtcacccccaaattcaccctAAATTcaccccaaccccccccccaaattgaATTTTTACCTTAATTTTGGTGAAGAACTGCCTGAAGCAGGCCCTGGGGTCCACCTTGAGGCTCTTGGCCAGCTCCAGGATGAACTGCATGACGATGGTCTGGTGGGCCACCTGCTCCATCAGCGCGTGTTTCTGGCGAGAAACAgctcaaaatccccaaaatgccccaaaatccgcAGTCCACCCAACCCTTCTGGGCGGGGAAAGGTGATTTGGAACAGGggatccctgcaggagctgttaAGGGCGTTAGGATGCTGGATTTGATGGTCTTCAGGAGCTTTTTGATCCCAAATTAATCCCAAATTAATCCCAAATTAATCCCAAATTAATCCCCAGTTccctggttttggttttttccctgggCTCCTCACCCCAGGTAaaccctggggctgcaggagaggggtCCGGGGGTGCACCCCTCTCCCATACAGGATGGTTTTACGGATCTCTTCCAGTCCATAATCCCCAAACCTCTCGTTTTCCTGGCCCAAAAcccgggggggggggtggcAAGAAAGCAACTGCAGCCCGGCAAAGGGAGATTCGAGCCCAATTTCAGCCTGACCTCCTCCACCTCCAGGTCGATGCACCAGATCACCAGGTAGTTGGCTGTCTCCTCGCACACCAGGTGAGGGTTGTCCGACAGGTGCTTCTGGCTGTCGTCCCAGCGGCGCAGCATCCCTGCGGCAGCACGGGGGTTAACGAGGGGACCCACTCTGGAGCTCGTTAGGGGACCGTTAATGAGGGAACCCACTCTGGGCTCGTTAGGGGGGTCCTTAATGAGGGGACCCACTGTGGGCTCGTTAGGGGGGTCGTTAATGAGGGAACCCACTCTGGAGCTCGTTAGGGGATTGTTAATGAGGGAATCCACTCTGGGCCTCATTAGGGGATTGTTAATGAGGGGACCCACTCTGGAGCTTGTTAGGGGGGCCTTAATGAGGGAATCCACTCTGAGCCTCGTTAGGGGATTGTTAATGAGGGAACCCACTCTGAGCCTCGTTAGGGGATTGTTAATGAGGGAACCCACTCTGAGCCTCGTTAGGGGATTGTTAATGAGGGAACCCACTCTGAGCCTCATTAGGGGATTGTTAATGAGGGAACCCACTCTGAGCCTCGTTAGAGGATTCTTCAATGAGAAAATCCACCCTGAACCCCGTTAGGGGATTCCTTAATGAGAAAATCCACTCTGAACCTCGTTAGGGGGGTCCTTAATGAGGGAACCCACTCTGGAGCTCGTTAGGGGGGTCCTTAATGAGGGATCCCACTCTGAACCTTGTTAGGGGATTATTAATGAGGGATCCCACTCTCAGCCTTGTTAGGGGATTGTTAATGAGAAAATCCACTCTGAGCCTCGTTAGGGGGGTCCTTAATGAGGGACCCAACTCCGAAGCTCGTTAGGAGCAGGGTGGGCGCGAGGGAGAGCACCTCGTCCcgaaatttaaataaattgcCCCAAAACTCTTCTTGagcagggggaaaatggggaagagCACACAAAATCCTGGGTTTTCAGCAGAGTGAGAGGATTCCGGCTGCTCCCAGTGCCGGGAGCCCCAAGGAGCCGCTCCCCAACGCCCCCAGCTCTCACCGAAGTGTTTGATCTGCTTCTCGTATCTCTCCACGAAGGTTTTgtgcttcttctccttctgctcctccgtctcctccttctcctcggGCTTCACGTTGAAAACGCTCTGGGGACCCgaaggaaaacagggaatgATTTGGGGGGGAACCTCACAGGTTTGGGGgcgggtttttgggggttttttagcaGATTTGGGGtcggtttttttggggggaaacaTCACAGATTTGGGgtcagttttttggggttttttttgcagatttggggtcagtttttaggggtttttttagcagATTTAGGgtcagttttttggggggaaacaTCACAGATTTGGGGTCAATTTTTTTGGGGAAACATCACAGATTTGGGGtcgggtttttggggttttttttgcagatttGGGGTCAGTTTTTTGGGGGTAAACATCACAGATTTGGGGtcggtttttttggggtttttttcgcAGATTTGGGGTCAGTTTTTTGGGGGTAAACCTCACAGATTTGGGGtcggtttttttgggggtttttcacAGATTCGAGGTCAGTTTTTGGGGTGCTTTTCACAGACTTGGTGCCCGTTTTTCGGGGTGtttcctccccaaacccccaccttGCTGAAGCCGTCCTTGCTGAGCGTGTCCACGTTCCAGGGCAtgttcttctccttcttcctcagctcctccagcttgTTCTCCCAGCTCTTCTCCTCGTTCCTCAGCTGCTGGGCCTCGGCCTGGAGCTTCTCCAGCTCCCCCCGGCCGCTCTCGGGCTcggccagctccagctccttcatcTTCTTCAGGCACTCGGCCAGTTTGCGCTTGCACTCGCGGCAGCCCTTGTccagctcctccttctccttctggaACTGCTCCATGCGCTCCACGCGGGCCTGGGGGCACCCACAAAGCTCCAGACCCCCCCATTTTGACGCttctggggtggggagggggatttggggggtggctctggggttcTGGGGATTCCCAgacccccaaattttggggggggggggggtttgggggtgttgcTGCCCCAccctgggggacagggaggggactgggggggcTGAGACCCCACTCTGAGGGGGTTCCCAAGGGAAGGGGCAGAACCTGGgtgggggaatggggaaaccgggatgggggcacagggatgggcatgGGGCACGGGGGGTGCTGGGCACAGGAACGCCAAACTCAtttttgggctggatttggggtggattttggggtggatttggagtgaatttggggtgaattttgaagttaattttggggtgaattttggcgTGGGTTTGGAGTGAATTtaggatggatttggggtgaatttgagATGGATTTGTCGTGAATTTGGGGTGGATCtagggtgaattttggggtggatcTGGCGTGAatttggggctggtttgggataGATTTAGGATGAATTTGTTGTGAATTTGGGGTGTCctggatggggacacagggaatggggttTTCTGGGATGGGGGCACAGGAACGGGGTGTCCTGGATGGGAGCACAGGAACTGGGGTGCCCTGGGATGGGGGCACAGGAATTGGGGCGTTCTGAGATGGGGCACA from Molothrus aeneus isolate 106 unplaced genomic scaffold, BPBGC_Maene_1.0 scaffold_30, whole genome shotgun sequence carries:
- the CDC37 gene encoding hsp90 co-chaperone Cdc37, coding for MVDYSVWDHIEVSDDEDETHPNIDTASLFRWRHQARVERMEQFQKEKEELDKGCRECKRKLAECLKKMKELELAEPESGRGELEKLQAEAQQLRNEEKSWENKLEELRKKEKNMPWNVDTLSKDGFSKSVFNVKPEEKEETEEQKEKKHKTFVERYEKQIKHFGMLRRWDDSQKHLSDNPHLVCEETANYLVIWCIDLEVEEKHALMEQVAHQTIVMQFILELAKSLKVDPRACFRQFFTKIKTADQQYLEGFTEELEAFKERVRGRARARLEKALREYEEEERQKRLGPGGLDPVEVYESLPAELQKCFDVKDVQMLQDTISKMDPTEAKYHMQRCIDSGLWVPNAKGGDGAERGAGEAAPYEEIKKENGGGAEQEAKP